The stretch of DNA AACGTCAAGTCAGCGTCGACGGCACGACGCTGCCGCTCCCCGTTCCGTTCATTGTGGCTGCGACGATGAACCCTATCGAATACGAGGGTACGTACACGCTGCCCGAGGCCCAGCTCGACCGTTTCCTGGTCAAACTGGTGCTCGATCTTCCTGACCGCGAGACCGAGGTCGAAGTGCTGCGTCGGCACGCCACCGGTTTCAACCCTCGTGATCTCGCCGCGGCAGGTGTCACGCCGGTTCTGGGCGCAGACGACTTGGCTGCGGCACAAGCATCCGTCGCGGCCGTTGGAGCAAGCGCCGATGTGCTCGCCTACCTCGTGGATCTTGCCCGCGCTACCCGTCACAGCCCGTCTGTCAGGCTCGGAGTCAGTCCCCGCGGATCCACGGCTCTGCTGGCGGCCGCGAAGGCGTGGGCCTGGCTGAACGGCTACGACTCGATCACCCCCGACCACCTGCAGGCCATGGTCTTGCCGGTGTGGCGCCACCGAATTCAGTTGCGACCGGAAGCGGAGCTCGAAGGCGTCGACGTCGACGCCATCCTGCGTTCGATCGTGCAGCAGGTTCAGGTCCCGATCTAGGCCACCGCGATGACACTCACCGGACGCTTCGTATTTTTGGTCGCCCTCGGCGTTCTCCCTCTCGTGCTGTTGGGTGGGGAGCCGGGCGCCGCATTCGGCGTGCTCGGATTGTGGCTGCTCTTCGTGCTGGTGCTCGGCCTGTCCGACCTGATGCTCGCCGCTTCGCCCCGCACGGTGGCGCTCAGCCGTGCGCTTCCGAGCCGAGTGCGGCTGGGTGAATCGGTCACGAGTGAGTTGTATCTCACCAATACAGGCACGCATCGCCTGCATGCCATTGTGCGGGATGCGTGGCAGCCGTCGGCGGGAGCGGGTAACAACCGCACCCGCGTGCTGATACCAGCGGGCGAACGTCGCCTGGTGAGCCTCCGGCTCACTCCGGTGCGTCGCGGGGAACGCCGAGTGGCGCACGTGACCGTGCGCTCCTTCGGTCCGTTGGGTCTCTGGGCACGGCAGGCGACACTCGACGCGCCCGGGCTGATCCGTGTGCTGCCCCCGTTCCACTCGCGCAAACATCTGCCCTCACGATTGTCTCGTTTGAAAGAACTCGACGGGCGCACCAGCGTGATGATGCGCGGGCAGGGCACGGAGTTCGATTCGCTCCGCGAGTATGTACGGGGCGACGATGTGCGCTCGATTGACTGGCGTGCGACAGCACGACGCAACGATGTCATGGTGCGCACCTGGCGCCCGGAACGCGATCGTCGGATCGTGATCGTGCTCGACACCGGGCGCACCTCTGCCGCACGAGTCGAAGATGAGCCGCGGCTCGACACCGCATTCGAGGCGTCGCTGTTGTTGGCAGCGCTGGCGTCCCGCGCGGGCGACCGCGTCGACTTCCTCGCCTATGACCGGCGCAGTCGAGGCCGAGTACAGGGGGCGCACGGTGCCGAACTTCTCTCACGCATGGTCGACACGATGGCTCTCATCGAACCTGAACTGATTGAGATGGACTGGTCGGCGGTTCCCGCGCAGGTGCGTCAGATCACCAGCCAGCGGGCTCTGGTCGTACTCATCACAGCCGTCGACGCAGCGGGTTCGTCATCCGGGCTGCTCTCGATCCTGCCGCAGCTCACGCGACGCCACACCGTTCTCGTCGCATCCGTGACCGACCCTCTGGCCCTGACAACGAGAGAGATTCGAGCGTCGCGCGACGAGGTCTACCTCGCCGCCGCCGCCGAACGAGCTCTTCTCGACGTGGCACGCGTTACTGCCGCCATCCGGCAGCTCGGGGCGGATGTCGTCGCCGCTTCACCCGCTGAGCTCCCGCCGACTCTGGCCGACCGCTACATCGCTCTCAAGGCTGCGGGGCGACTCTAGCGAAACCGTCAGCCGGCGTAGATTCTCCGGGCGCCGGCCTCGAACTCAGTCAGGTCGCCCGTCTCACCCGCCCGGCTTGCCCGCCGACCCAGAATCAGCATGTAGGCGAGGAACGCGGCCAAAGCGCAAGCTCCGATTCCAATCTTGACCGGCCATGGCCAGGGTGCCGGCGTGACGAAACCCTCGATGACCCCCGAGACAAGCAGCACGAAGACCAGGCCGATCGCCACCGTGAACAGCGCGCGAGCGTCTTCCGCGAGGGCCTGGCCTCGGGTGCGCGCTCCGGGCACGATCCAGGCCCAGAAGATGCGCAGGCCGCCGGCGGCCGCAACGAAGATAGCGGTCAGCTCGAGCAGACCGTGCGGGAGGATATAGAGGAAGAAGGTGTCGCCCTGATCGTGGGCGAACAACACTGCGGCGCTGACGCCGATGTTCTGCGCATTTTGCAGAATGACATACGGCACGTACACACCGACAATTCCAAATGCGATGCACTGGGCGGCGACCCAGGCGTTGTTCGTCCACACCTGGCTGGCGAACGACGCAGCCGGATTCTCGGAGTAGTAGTCGACGAAGTCGTGGTTGGCGAGCTGAGCCAGGTCGGCGTCGGAGCCGAAATTAGCCAGCACCTGCGGATTGCCCAACGCCCAGGCTGCGTAGAGGGATGCAACCACGATGGTGACAACAGCGACAGCCAGCGTGAGCCAGCGCAGGCGGTACAGCGCAGCGGGAAGCTGATGCACGAAGAATCGAGGTACCCGTGACAGAACGTTGGTGCCGGCACCGGTGAAGCGGAGGCGCGCGCGCGCGAGCAACACCGAGAGCCGATCACCGTGAACGGTGGAACCGGCGGTGGTCTTCACCGCTGAAAGGTGGGTGGCTCCGGCCTGATACAGGCCAATCAGTTCGTCGGCCTGGGCGCCAGAAAGAGACCGCTGCGCACCCAAATCGGCGAGGCGGTCCCACTCGGCGCGGTGCGCAGCTGTGTAGGCGTCAAGATCCATCTGGTTCAATAGTAGACATGGCGAAGCCCCCGCGGTCTGACGTTCACGAAAACAGTGCCCAGAACGAGTTCGAACTCATCACGGGCG from Leifsonia psychrotolerans encodes:
- a CDS encoding AAA family ATPase → MTTTAQTSDTLRQSLAQVRAEVGKAVVGQDGAVTGLLIALLARGHVLLEGVPGVAKTLLVRSLSHALSLDTKRVQFTPDLMPGDVTGSLIYDANSGEFEFRRGPVFTNIMLADEINRTPPKTQSALLEAMEERQVSVDGTTLPLPVPFIVAATMNPIEYEGTYTLPEAQLDRFLVKLVLDLPDRETEVEVLRRHATGFNPRDLAAAGVTPVLGADDLAAAQASVAAVGASADVLAYLVDLARATRHSPSVRLGVSPRGSTALLAAAKAWAWLNGYDSITPDHLQAMVLPVWRHRIQLRPEAELEGVDVDAILRSIVQQVQVPI
- a CDS encoding DUF58 domain-containing protein; this encodes MTLTGRFVFLVALGVLPLVLLGGEPGAAFGVLGLWLLFVLVLGLSDLMLAASPRTVALSRALPSRVRLGESVTSELYLTNTGTHRLHAIVRDAWQPSAGAGNNRTRVLIPAGERRLVSLRLTPVRRGERRVAHVTVRSFGPLGLWARQATLDAPGLIRVLPPFHSRKHLPSRLSRLKELDGRTSVMMRGQGTEFDSLREYVRGDDVRSIDWRATARRNDVMVRTWRPERDRRIVIVLDTGRTSAARVEDEPRLDTAFEASLLLAALASRAGDRVDFLAYDRRSRGRVQGAHGAELLSRMVDTMALIEPELIEMDWSAVPAQVRQITSQRALVVLITAVDAAGSSSGLLSILPQLTRRHTVLVASVTDPLALTTREIRASRDEVYLAAAAERALLDVARVTAAIRQLGADVVAASPAELPPTLADRYIALKAAGRL
- a CDS encoding stage II sporulation protein M is translated as MDLDAYTAAHRAEWDRLADLGAQRSLSGAQADELIGLYQAGATHLSAVKTTAGSTVHGDRLSVLLARARLRFTGAGTNVLSRVPRFFVHQLPAALYRLRWLTLAVAVVTIVVASLYAAWALGNPQVLANFGSDADLAQLANHDFVDYYSENPAASFASQVWTNNAWVAAQCIAFGIVGVYVPYVILQNAQNIGVSAAVLFAHDQGDTFFLYILPHGLLELTAIFVAAAGGLRIFWAWIVPGARTRGQALAEDARALFTVAIGLVFVLLVSGVIEGFVTPAPWPWPVKIGIGACALAAFLAYMLILGRRASRAGETGDLTEFEAGARRIYAG